A window of Cytobacillus sp. FSL H8-0458 genomic DNA:
CCTATGCTGGCTTCATCTGCTCCGGTCCAAAGCTGACTTTTTTCACCTTAACCTGGCCAGGCGCTCGTATACTTCTTTTAAATTTGAGCACCCCATTTTATTAACTTCCCCTATTAAGCAGCACCATAGGATAGCTGTCAGCTTTGCATCTTCCAGCGCATGATGGCGGTCCTTAACAGGGATGTTATAAAATTCACAGATATCTTCTAATTTCCATAATACTTTATTAGGATCAGTTATCCTATAAAGGAAGGAAGTATCTAATATCCTGTGCTTGAATGGCGTGCGAAAAAGCTTCCAGCTGCTGTACTGCATAAAGCTTTTTTCGTGGTTCGCATGATGGGCAACCAGCGGCGTTTCCTTTACAAATTCAAGAAAGCTAATCAATACCTCCGATAGTGGAGGAGCTTTTTCTAAATCAGCCTCAGATAGACCTGTAAGCTCCTTTATTTTACTTGAAAGAGGCTTATCAAAATGAACAAGTGAATAAAAACTGTCTTCACTGACTTTCCCGTTAATAATTTTAACCGCACCAATCGAAATAATTTGATCCCCTTTATCAGGATAAAATCCAGTTGTCTCCATATCAAAGACAGCCACATCTAAATTCTCTAAGGGGATAGCCTTTAAATCTGCATTCTCCAGATCCCTCTGCATTTGTCTAATAAATGCTATATGCTGCGGATTGTGACCATTTATTCCACCTAAAATGTTAGTCTGAAGTTTGCCCTGAATACCTCTGACAAATTGGACAAAAGGATGGAACTTCATTAACCTGCACCCTTTTGAATGGTCCTTACCACAAACTGATGAAGTTTTTTGGCATCCTTTAAAATATCCCTCAGTTCATTCCGCTCTGATATTGATAAGGTTTTAAGCTGAATGTAGTGAGTATCATCATAGTCATCTGTTTGCCTGTATGACAGAAGCCTCCATTTTAACAAAGCAGCAAAATTATTTCGATATTTCCCCATTCCCTCATATTCATTTATTTTTATAATTTTATTGATTCGGGCAATAGTAGATGTATCCTGAATTCCTTCTTTCACAGCAAGGATTCTAACCGCATTTACATAAGGTATAAAGGCAGAGTATTTGAGATCCAGCTCTCCTTGATGGCTTCCCTTCTCCTCTGCCAGAAACTGGCCAAATGGACCTACCGACTTTTTCATGTGCATGCTGGTCTCCATCATTCTGGTCAGTAAATGTGGGCTTTTTTGAATGTTCACGGTAATAAAAGACTTCAATTCAGCTATATACTTTTCCTCGCCTGTCAGCACTCTGCTGTCATAAAAAATGTGGAGATTTCTCATCGTCTGCAGACTCTCCTCCTGCATCCATGCATGGATTTGTTCTTTCCATTCAGAGAATGATTTGCACCATAGCGGATTAGAACTCATCACATTCCCTTCGCAATATGGATAGCCAGCTGCTTTCAGACCTTTTGAAATTTCCTCCCCCAGCTCTAAAAAATACGCTTCCGCTTCATCAGCCCCCGCTTCAAACACCAATCCATGGTCCTGATCACTCAGAAAGCCTTGTTCCCTTCTCCCTGAGCTGCCCATTGTGAACCAGGCAAATTTCCATGAGGATGCTCTTTCAACTTTAATTCTATCCAAAGCTATGCTAATAACCTCTTTCATAATAAGGTCGTGAAAATCATTCAGAGCGCTGGCATCTGAGCGGAATTTTAAAATCTTTTCCTTTTTCCACTTTTTCACGGAATGATAAGAATTAAATGATGATTCCATCCAGGCACTCCCTTTAAAAAAGTCTATTCCTGCTTACGAGCTTATCTTTCTGTTTTCATCGGCCATGAAGACTTCGGGATACCCATAGCTTCCATGTTCACTTAAATCCAACCCCATAATTTCTTCTTCCTCTGTTACCCGAAGTCCTCTCAATATCTTCCCGGCAGCTGCCAAAATTATGAAGGATACAGCAAAAGCATAAAGGCCGGAAACAGCCACACCCATAAACTGGACTCCCAGCTGTTCAAAACCTCCCCCATAAAACAGCCCAGGTTTACCAACTGATGCCAATTCAGGTGTGGCAAAGAATCCAGTTGATAATGTTCCCCATACCCCGGCAGCACCATGAACAGATAGAGCAAAGATTGGATCATCGATCTTTCTCTTTTCAAAGAAACGCACACTGTAGAATACAAGGATTCCTGATACAAAACCTATAACAACAGCCGCCCATGTATCAACAAAAGCACAGGAAGCTGTAATTGCGACCAGACCTGCCAGAGCGCCATTAAGCATTGTCGGCACATCGGATTTACCCATAACCATCCACGAAATAATCAGTGCGGCAACTGCTCCTGCTCCGGCAGCAAGATTTGTGTTAAGAGCGACAAATCCAAAGAATCCATCTTCTACAGTCAATGTACTGCCGGCGTTAAACCCGAACCAGCCAACCCACAGGATCAGTACACCCAAGGCTGTATATACCTGGTTATGGCCATAGATATTGTTAGCGGAACCGTCTTTATTGAATTTTCCAATTCGGGGCTTAAGCAAGATCGTAGCTGCCAAGGCTGCCATAGCACCCGTTAAATGGACAACTGTTGAACCAGCAAAGTCCTGCTTGCCGTGTTCAGCAAGCCAGCCTCCTCCCCAAATCCAATGTGCGACGACAGGATAAACAATAGCAGAAAATAACACGGTAAAAATGAGGTAAACAGAAAGTTTTGCACGTTCAGCAAATCCGCCTAGTGCAATCGTAATGGATATACCGGCAAATGCCAGCTGAAATACGAAGAATACAGAAGAAGATAAGCTCATTCCCTCAAGCTCAGCACCTGAGTAAAAAAAATTTGATAACCCAACCAGTATATTTGCATGATCGCCGAAAATG
This region includes:
- a CDS encoding DUF294 nucleotidyltransferase-like domain-containing protein, translated to MESSFNSYHSVKKWKKEKILKFRSDASALNDFHDLIMKEVISIALDRIKVERASSWKFAWFTMGSSGRREQGFLSDQDHGLVFEAGADEAEAYFLELGEEISKGLKAAGYPYCEGNVMSSNPLWCKSFSEWKEQIHAWMQEESLQTMRNLHIFYDSRVLTGEEKYIAELKSFITVNIQKSPHLLTRMMETSMHMKKSVGPFGQFLAEEKGSHQGELDLKYSAFIPYVNAVRILAVKEGIQDTSTIARINKIIKINEYEGMGKYRNNFAALLKWRLLSYRQTDDYDDTHYIQLKTLSISERNELRDILKDAKKLHQFVVRTIQKGAG
- a CDS encoding exonuclease domain-containing protein, with product MKFHPFVQFVRGIQGKLQTNILGGINGHNPQHIAFIRQMQRDLENADLKAIPLENLDVAVFDMETTGFYPDKGDQIISIGAVKIINGKVSEDSFYSLVHFDKPLSSKIKELTGLSEADLEKAPPLSEVLISFLEFVKETPLVAHHANHEKSFMQYSSWKLFRTPFKHRILDTSFLYRITDPNKVLWKLEDICEFYNIPVKDRHHALEDAKLTAILWCCLIGEVNKMGCSNLKEVYERLARLR
- a CDS encoding ammonium transporter; translated protein: MNSLWVMLGAILVIFMLGGFVMLEAGSTRMKNAGHIAGKTIFTFGLSSLVFWAIGFGFIFGDHANILVGLSNFFYSGAELEGMSLSSSVFFVFQLAFAGISITIALGGFAERAKLSVYLIFTVLFSAIVYPVVAHWIWGGGWLAEHGKQDFAGSTVVHLTGAMAALAATILLKPRIGKFNKDGSANNIYGHNQVYTALGVLILWVGWFGFNAGSTLTVEDGFFGFVALNTNLAAGAGAVAALIISWMVMGKSDVPTMLNGALAGLVAITASCAFVDTWAAVVIGFVSGILVFYSVRFFEKRKIDDPIFALSVHGAAGVWGTLSTGFFATPELASVGKPGLFYGGGFEQLGVQFMGVAVSGLYAFAVSFIILAAAGKILRGLRVTEEEEIMGLDLSEHGSYGYPEVFMADENRKISS